The DNA segment GCTGCTGGTCTGGTCGCTCGGGCCGATGCTTTGGCAGCTGGTGAGTTCCTTCACCACCGCAGATGCTCTGGTCAATGACCAACTGAGCTTCTGGAGCCGTTGGACGCTCAACAACTACCGGGATCTGCTCAGCACCGATCCGCCCTTCTGGCGTTACCTGTTCAACAGCAGCTTGGTGGCTTCCCTCACCACACTGCTCACCTTGATGCTGGCCATCCCAGCCGCCTATGGCATGGCCAAGCTCCCGGATCGGTGGAAGGGAAGCCTTCGGGCTGCGGTGGTGGGCGCCGCTCTGTTCCCTTATGTGCTGCTGTTTCTGGCGCTGCTCGAACTGGCCCGCACCTTTGCCCTGGGCAACAACCTGATCGCCATCGCCATTCCCTACAGCGCTCTGTCAATGCCTCTGGCCCTGCTGCTGCTCACGGCGGCGTTTGAAGCCCTGCCCAACGATCTCGAAGACGCAGCAAAGCTGGAGGGGCTGTCGTTGTGGCAGCGGCTGCGCTGGGTACTGCTCCCCTTGATTGCACCGGCCTCCGCCAGCACGGCAATCCTGGTGTTTCTGTTCGCCTGGAATGAATATCCCGTGGCCCTCACCTGGCTGAGCCGCAGCGATCTGCTCACATTGCCGGTGGCCATGGCCCGAATTGCGGGATCATCAACCTATTCCGTGCCCTATGGCACCTACGCGGCAGCCACCGTGCTCGGCGCCATTCCTCTGCTGATGCTGGTGCTGGTCTTCCAGCGTCAGATCGTCAGTGGACTCACCAACGGAGCCATCAAGGGATGACACTGCAACTTCAGGCCATCAACAAGCGCTTCGGCGAGCGTCAGGTTCTCCACCAGCTCGATCTCGATGTGGCAAGGGGCGAATGCGTCGCTCTGCTTGGGGCCAGCGGCTGTGGGAAAAGCACGGCCTTGCGTCTGATCGCCGGGCTCGATCACCCCGATCAAGGTTCGATTCGCATCAATGATGCGGAGATGGTTGACGTTCCCGCTGAACGTCGCCGGGTGGGGATGGTGTTTCAAAGCTATGCCCTGTTCCCGCATCTGAATGTTTGGGAGAACCTCGAACTGGGGCTGCGCATGCGGGGCGGCAGCGCCGGCGCCCGCGATGAACGAATCCGCAGCGTCCTGGAGGTGTTGCAGCTCAGCGGACAAGCCCGGCAACGACCCTCACAACTGTCCGGCGGCCAGCGCCAGCGCGTCGCCCTAGCCCGAGCCCTGTTGCGAGATCCCCTGGTGTATCTGCTGGATGAGCCGATGAGCAATCTCGATGCCCAGTTACGCGAAGACCTGCGACCTCAACTGCGCCGCCTGATGATCGGCGGTGAACAACCTGTGGTCTATGTCACCCATGACCAGCAGGAGGCGATGGCGCTGGCGGATCGCATCGCTGTGATGCGCGAGGGAAGGATTGAACAGATCGGAACACCCCGCGAGCTGTACCTGCAACCGGCCAGCACCTACGTCGCCCAGTTCATCGGCCGCCCCCAGATGAATCTGCTGCCTGCCAAGAACGGGGTGATCACCGGCATCCGACCGGACGATCTGCGGCTCGACCCCACAGGCTCACCCTGCACGATCCTCAGCCGTGAATGGTTCGGAGCCAGCCAGATGTTGCTGGTGCGCTGCGATCGAGGCGAGCTGCGGCTGGTCTGCTCTGGAGAAACAGCGATCGAAGCTGAACCATGCATCAGTTGGCCCAGTGATTGCGAGCACCGCTTTGATGCCGTCAGCGGCCGTCGTCTGCCGTCAGGTCGGCTGCCATCCGATTAAGAAGCCCACTGT comes from the Synechococcus sp. A15-62 genome and includes:
- a CDS encoding carbohydrate ABC transporter permease, which gives rise to MTQRSLWIALLLVWSLGPMLWQLVSSFTTADALVNDQLSFWSRWTLNNYRDLLSTDPPFWRYLFNSSLVASLTTLLTLMLAIPAAYGMAKLPDRWKGSLRAAVVGAALFPYVLLFLALLELARTFALGNNLIAIAIPYSALSMPLALLLLTAAFEALPNDLEDAAKLEGLSLWQRLRWVLLPLIAPASASTAILVFLFAWNEYPVALTWLSRSDLLTLPVAMARIAGSSTYSVPYGTYAAATVLGAIPLLMLVLVFQRQIVSGLTNGAIKG
- a CDS encoding ABC transporter ATP-binding protein, with the translated sequence MTLQLQAINKRFGERQVLHQLDLDVARGECVALLGASGCGKSTALRLIAGLDHPDQGSIRINDAEMVDVPAERRRVGMVFQSYALFPHLNVWENLELGLRMRGGSAGARDERIRSVLEVLQLSGQARQRPSQLSGGQRQRVALARALLRDPLVYLLDEPMSNLDAQLREDLRPQLRRLMIGGEQPVVYVTHDQQEAMALADRIAVMREGRIEQIGTPRELYLQPASTYVAQFIGRPQMNLLPAKNGVITGIRPDDLRLDPTGSPCTILSREWFGASQMLLVRCDRGELRLVCSGETAIEAEPCISWPSDCEHRFDAVSGRRLPSGRLPSD